The following proteins are co-located in the Pseudomonas synxantha genome:
- a CDS encoding SpvB/TcaC N-terminal domain-containing protein, with product MSNPANESPLKVPSLPNAGTVIEGAAKGWGNVGADGTATFEVALPISTGRGYAPTLSLTYQSTAGNSAFGFGWDVKPGAVTRRTQQGVPHYTAADTFQGPDAQHWMPERTTEGTLVQTPRDHFDQVPLGRHYLVTRYFPRVEQRFERIEHWHSDGDAAGFWLIQAADGSRHVYGKTYAARIADPDNLSHVAQWLLEESLNAHGEHIGYQYLTETETGTAPHDCRAQRYLHKVCYGNVKAREKETLYLLKSDDLSSQAWHFYLLFDYGQRNTASDALPSYEALNPWLSREDAFSSFIFGFELRTLRLCRQILMFHAFADEPDMGPSPILVKRLRLEHYTFRNGLNTLLAVYEQAVDAQGTLTSLPPQEYLYQSSSLKLDTRRYQRFVDVPSLNDGQRYQLVDLYGEGVPGILYRGDQAWYYRAPQRAEASTGDQVAYAPPQELPAIAVADRSRPVYQALLDINGDGRLEWVLARPGMSGFFSLAPQRKEAGFVRFDAFPVEFLHPHAIFADLMGSGLADLTLVGPRSVRLYANRQSGFGQGVEQAHKVDGDDLPSFTRSSADWVGFSDILGSGQQHLVRIRHNEIKCWPNLGHGRFGKGRVLAALPFRETTFNAANVLLADLDGCGASDLLYLTTDEVRIFTNKGGNGFATTPLVLPWPSGVQYDSLCQVNVADLQGNGYASLVISVTHPHPRHWRYDFFDRKPCLLSGTHNNLGAQVEVRYRSSAQEWLDEKQQCQSEDRPVVSQLPFALNLIKHQEWRDEISHQRLTQRFSYRQAYYDADERAFQGFGLLLQTGEETRASEVSVAGSQTKRWFHTGQALDMPQDHYSRHDADATKLGPTLLATHDAPEQPQPTDHHDSLIASPTPQEARAAAYALRGLPVRVEVFALDSAERTPCSVQQYRYMVRRLPQAGSHPRPRMLPLTLESVHYQYEQVPDDPVCEHQVNLRWDAYGSLVHNVTVHGARRKAARDAPPALLKDEHQQQWWRDTHDPAQQVFYLSETLAQWIHLSNDDQWRLGLPYRRRDNAWTLPNGQPPAGLNTTAINYETLINRLSGPLGPQAPRELSGLSIQYYREPGGKGLTLAPGTATFQGLADYQETAELAPDALQALESIPDMPGQPAEDLPSRLRRIGYRPMAVFFHANDQERQAPSLWSIRRQFPRYFNAKHFYRLRTWRLTLAENETTLTYDTYGLQVIQVKQPDGCITRVQHDYRLLQPISITDPNGTTEQALYDGFGRLIATSIQGQESGKSIGFGQLSAYRRPLDTPIELAIQTPATLLREAAKAWLYDAFSWMGSIATTDRQADWVTQRYLLPDGHIRATARLRLKKKASTLSASEKALSDLIQKARREPARSLMLAADRYTDDQEQLIHMTLVAQDGFGRILQSKQKAEPGPAYAVDDKGDLRVKNGALQTVQTDPRWCVNEHNEYSPRGLIIRVYRTYYADHHRYIDGNPLLHSDTQFHDALGRPVRTLTARGGMRQTTYWAWYTVSEDENDTWEPPPTEQTSKP from the coding sequence ATGAGCAACCCAGCCAATGAATCGCCCCTGAAGGTGCCTTCGCTGCCCAATGCCGGCACCGTCATCGAAGGGGCCGCCAAAGGCTGGGGCAACGTGGGCGCCGATGGCACGGCGACCTTCGAGGTTGCGTTGCCGATTTCCACTGGCCGTGGTTATGCACCCACGCTGTCATTGACCTATCAAAGCACGGCGGGTAACAGTGCGTTCGGCTTCGGCTGGGACGTCAAGCCGGGTGCCGTCACACGGCGCACTCAGCAGGGCGTCCCACATTACACCGCAGCCGATACGTTCCAAGGCCCGGATGCACAGCACTGGATGCCCGAACGCACCACTGAGGGCACGCTTGTACAGACGCCGCGTGATCATTTTGATCAGGTGCCGCTGGGACGCCACTACCTCGTCACGCGCTACTTTCCCAGGGTCGAACAGCGTTTCGAGCGCATCGAGCATTGGCACTCAGACGGCGACGCCGCCGGGTTCTGGCTGATCCAGGCGGCTGACGGCAGCCGGCATGTCTACGGCAAAACCTACGCGGCGCGCATCGCTGACCCCGACAACCTGAGCCATGTGGCGCAATGGCTGCTCGAGGAAAGCCTGAACGCCCATGGCGAGCATATCGGCTACCAGTACCTGACCGAGACCGAGACCGGCACTGCCCCCCATGACTGCCGAGCCCAGCGTTATCTGCATAAAGTGTGTTATGGCAACGTCAAGGCCAGGGAAAAAGAGACACTGTATCTGCTCAAAAGCGACGACCTTTCCAGTCAGGCATGGCATTTTTACTTGCTGTTCGACTATGGCCAACGCAACACCGCCAGCGACGCGCTGCCTTCCTATGAGGCCCTCAACCCGTGGCTCTCACGCGAAGATGCGTTTTCCAGCTTCATCTTTGGCTTTGAATTACGAACACTGCGCCTATGCCGGCAAATCCTGATGTTTCACGCCTTTGCGGATGAGCCCGACATGGGCCCCAGCCCTATACTGGTCAAGCGCCTGAGGCTCGAACACTACACCTTTCGCAACGGGCTCAACACTCTGCTCGCGGTCTACGAGCAGGCCGTTGATGCCCAAGGAACACTCACCAGCCTGCCGCCGCAAGAATACCTGTATCAATCCTCCAGCCTGAAACTGGATACCCGTCGCTACCAGCGTTTTGTTGACGTGCCGAGCCTCAATGACGGCCAGCGCTATCAACTGGTGGATCTATACGGCGAAGGCGTGCCGGGGATCCTGTATCGCGGTGATCAAGCCTGGTATTACCGCGCACCTCAGCGGGCCGAGGCGTCCACAGGCGACCAGGTGGCATACGCTCCTCCTCAAGAACTGCCTGCTATTGCGGTGGCCGACCGTTCACGCCCCGTCTATCAGGCCTTGCTTGATATAAATGGGGACGGACGTCTGGAATGGGTGCTGGCCCGACCGGGTATGAGCGGCTTCTTCAGCCTGGCCCCCCAGCGCAAAGAAGCGGGTTTCGTACGGTTCGACGCGTTCCCGGTGGAGTTCTTACACCCCCATGCGATATTTGCCGACCTGATGGGCAGCGGGTTGGCTGATCTCACGCTCGTGGGCCCGCGTAGCGTGCGCCTGTATGCCAATCGGCAAAGCGGTTTCGGGCAGGGCGTCGAGCAGGCGCACAAGGTTGACGGCGATGATTTGCCGTCCTTCACCCGTTCTTCCGCCGACTGGGTCGGCTTCAGCGACATACTTGGCAGCGGCCAGCAGCACTTGGTGCGTATCCGTCACAACGAAATCAAATGCTGGCCCAATCTGGGCCATGGGCGGTTCGGCAAGGGTAGAGTGTTGGCTGCCCTGCCCTTCAGAGAAACAACCTTCAACGCCGCCAACGTATTGCTGGCCGATCTGGATGGCTGCGGTGCCAGCGACCTGCTGTACCTGACGACCGATGAAGTGCGCATTTTCACCAATAAGGGCGGCAATGGCTTTGCCACAACCCCCTTGGTATTACCGTGGCCATCCGGCGTACAGTACGACTCCCTGTGCCAGGTGAACGTGGCGGATCTGCAAGGCAATGGTTACGCCAGCCTGGTCATCAGCGTCACGCACCCGCATCCGCGCCATTGGCGCTACGATTTTTTTGATCGCAAGCCCTGTTTGCTCAGCGGTACTCACAACAACCTCGGCGCGCAAGTCGAGGTGCGCTATCGCAGCAGCGCCCAGGAATGGCTGGACGAGAAACAGCAATGTCAAAGTGAAGACAGGCCTGTGGTTAGCCAGCTGCCATTCGCGCTCAACCTGATTAAACACCAGGAATGGCGCGATGAGATCAGCCATCAGCGACTGACTCAGCGTTTCAGCTACCGTCAGGCGTATTACGATGCCGATGAGCGCGCCTTCCAGGGTTTCGGCTTGTTGCTGCAAACCGGCGAAGAAACCCGCGCCAGTGAAGTTTCTGTAGCAGGTTCGCAAACCAAGCGCTGGTTTCACACCGGCCAAGCGCTGGACATGCCCCAAGACCATTACAGCCGCCATGACGCCGACGCCACCAAACTCGGCCCCACATTGCTGGCCACACACGATGCCCCCGAACAGCCGCAACCGACCGACCACCACGACAGCCTGATCGCGTCGCCCACGCCACAGGAAGCACGGGCAGCAGCCTACGCGCTCAGGGGCCTGCCGGTACGGGTGGAGGTGTTCGCCCTTGACTCGGCCGAGCGCACACCCTGCTCGGTGCAGCAGTACCGCTATATGGTCCGTCGGTTGCCCCAGGCTGGCTCACACCCCAGGCCACGCATGCTGCCGCTGACGCTGGAGTCCGTACACTATCAATACGAACAGGTGCCCGATGATCCGGTCTGCGAACACCAGGTCAACCTGCGCTGGGACGCCTATGGCAGCCTGGTCCACAACGTCACTGTGCACGGCGCGCGGCGCAAGGCCGCCCGCGATGCGCCTCCGGCACTGCTCAAGGATGAGCATCAGCAACAATGGTGGCGTGATACCCACGACCCGGCTCAGCAGGTCTTTTACCTGAGCGAAACCTTGGCGCAATGGATTCATCTATCAAACGACGACCAATGGCGATTGGGTTTGCCCTATCGTCGACGCGACAACGCCTGGACCCTGCCCAACGGCCAGCCACCTGCCGGGTTGAACACGACGGCGATCAACTACGAGACGTTGATCAACCGGCTGTCAGGGCCGCTGGGGCCGCAGGCACCACGCGAGCTGAGCGGCTTGTCGATCCAGTACTATCGTGAGCCGGGCGGCAAGGGGCTGACCCTGGCCCCTGGAACGGCAACCTTCCAGGGGCTGGCTGATTATCAAGAAACCGCGGAGCTGGCCCCTGACGCGCTGCAGGCGCTGGAGAGCATTCCCGACATGCCGGGCCAACCCGCCGAAGACCTTCCGAGCCGGCTGCGCCGAATCGGCTATCGCCCCATGGCGGTGTTTTTCCATGCCAATGATCAGGAACGCCAAGCCCCTTCCCTTTGGTCGATCCGCCGTCAGTTTCCACGCTACTTCAACGCCAAGCACTTCTATCGCTTACGCACCTGGCGTCTGACGCTGGCCGAGAACGAAACCACGCTGACCTATGACACTTACGGGCTTCAGGTCATCCAGGTGAAACAACCCGATGGCTGCATCACCCGCGTCCAGCACGACTACCGTCTGCTGCAGCCGATCAGTATCACCGATCCAAACGGCACGACCGAGCAAGCCCTCTACGATGGGTTCGGTCGTTTGATCGCGACCAGCATCCAAGGGCAAGAATCGGGAAAGTCCATCGGTTTCGGGCAATTGTCAGCGTATCGCAGGCCGCTAGACACACCTATTGAACTCGCAATTCAAACACCCGCAACCCTCCTGCGCGAAGCGGCCAAAGCCTGGCTCTACGACGCGTTCAGTTGGATGGGCTCGATTGCCACCACAGACAGGCAGGCGGACTGGGTCACTCAGCGCTACCTTTTGCCCGACGGGCATATACGCGCCACCGCCAGGTTGCGCTTGAAAAAAAAGGCCAGCACGTTGAGTGCGAGTGAGAAAGCCTTGTCTGACTTGATCCAAAAGGCCAGGCGCGAACCCGCACGAAGCCTGATGCTGGCCGCTGATCGCTATACCGACGATCAGGAACAGCTCATCCACATGACCCTGGTCGCCCAGGACGGCTTTGGCCGCATCTTGCAAAGTAAACAGAAAGCCGAGCCGGGGCCGGCCTATGCCGTGGACGACAAGGGTGACCTGAGGGTCAAAAACGGCGCCCTCCAGACGGTTCAGACTGACCCGCGCTGGTGCGTCAACGAGCACAACGAATACAGCCCCAGGGGGCTGATTATCCGGGTGTATCGCACCTATTACGCCGATCATCACAGGTACATCGACGGTAACCCCCTGCTGCACAGCGACACACAGTTTCATGACGCCCTGGGGCGGCCCGTGCGTACTCTCACGGCCCGAGGGGGAATGCGACAAACCACCTACTGGGCCTGGTACACCGTCAGCGAGGATGAAAACGATACCTGGGAGCCGCCTCCGACAGAGCAAACCTCTAAACCTTAA
- a CDS encoding neuraminidase-like domain-containing protein, whose protein sequence is MSEPLDQRLNEAWRDAMLSYYLAHCISPALKDSLRTPSDLYDYWLVDVQVSQAVPTSPVASAITSLQHYINRIHSGLEPGYETRGMSVHETLAWQKSLHSYPLWSASQQLRYHPQNFLDPTLREDKSQSFEQLENELNQHRIQPDTLQNAVQGYLSRFEEVANIQTLNGYIDGNVKQWNTSTYYFVGKSTSDELYYWRSLDLSKRSTVKTEGPAPLAWTDWTPINLTFCADTPAHSIRPVMFNHRLFIVWAESIKPAPYQSFKAPGNGNGEYENDDNDEKQRQAEWLNSRFVKFRLCFSYKKLDGTWSLPHTGLEEHCVTRGINALTSAQLISLTQTVAVVDSRSPHTLFLGIRANTLNHGSGQMGEFFQAISVDQSLGIKIVACAGSPGRYKIVPGSEVAQETVRLLEAYESTKNTPLQTALLGGVDQDNVFSSVLLPSFAHQYFRLFFDINKDNLQFKTHVAQGEDKSTVVLEAHPPQIEDQQKWNFESKSTDIVVTDTASKNFDPVTNEFVFTSKIAKPFLQTYSITLASHYAQMSITLVTNSALHDPALSEVELISGSVLRIDCAIFPEVKATYHSMFFKNPRSGKSYSNAIYDKGSILFSLDKKETITRNDLRRGYEGQSYTAFEFSLAGKLLNKNAFLHLYTHYQDPFLTILDRYSGYNLPGDETANQKLHFVNDVRLESTNTSAPILRFYKHVIMQSKLTDVPTPQAINNNTAQILNYTDTEHESLAGASPELAAGHLASTRITLPSEQPASAITVIHGVITLESQEYKVKVLGYALKAVKCSLATSVAVDKSAHSPRITRQQQNTGETTEYIDFSTSFAPAIPAIRLNTTVASKLTQTARLGFDPSFLRSPEDWTEPALDAGASPEPLDFQGAHGKSLRELFIYLPWTIAHYFNQQQQYAYAETWLHYLFDPHHPNKGALGALPSNPIELSYACQHPESPHYRALSFPIYLRKALYHLNVDILINRGDAAYRQLSPDSLAEAKLWYIQAQNLLGMRPTVTRADTWTSRDLNALATTSSQAIRRLEHQPEYTSLLSQQCKFTGQHAWFTDSPYLYRPLNTQLVARWDTLESRLHGLRHHLDISGKPLRQTLFAPPLSPAALLTRNAPGAAGGTSAYLPSRPEVGHYRFQVMLGHALSAVDSLAQFGTTLLTLIERKEQAHYLEVQQQNAWQLAELVLTQQTQALAIDEKNKDALRRSRAIVEGRLDFVTRQLREGISTGEISAGQHYLESAAWERKVAIAGMGAGAAMLAPNIFGTSFGGMRFEGAFHAFQAFAQGEANTARANGNELERIEQLNRRAQEWAHAEQQARLELAQIDTLLLVHAEQEKATRLQLHSAHTALSQAKSAYQLLGMRFTGAQLYQWLTAQLSTFYYALYDSVHSLCLAAEACWQYETADSRQFFQGGAWHHTSRGLLSAESLKLNLVKMNTAYLQHTPRELEISKTVSLRHRLIECLVTTDKRPPEITAPAKTWAEHKAQLVSSGTISFALTQALLDEDYPGHTLRRIKHVSVSLPALLGPYEDIKATLTQTRNEIQMPDGTTRTDFRAHQQIALSRGLDDDGLFTLNFDNDPRYLPFEYTGAVSCWRLNFTNALQQKALLESITDIIVHVRYTARPGRSDT, encoded by the coding sequence ATGTCTGAGCCCCTCGACCAGCGCCTCAATGAAGCCTGGCGTGATGCCATGCTGAGCTACTATCTGGCTCACTGCATCAGCCCCGCCCTTAAAGACTCGTTGCGCACACCCAGCGACCTGTACGACTACTGGCTAGTGGACGTACAAGTCAGCCAAGCGGTGCCAACCAGCCCGGTCGCCAGTGCGATCACCAGCCTGCAGCACTACATCAACCGGATTCACTCGGGCCTCGAACCAGGTTATGAAACCCGGGGCATGTCGGTTCACGAAACCCTCGCCTGGCAGAAGTCCCTGCACAGTTACCCCCTGTGGAGCGCTAGCCAGCAACTGCGCTATCACCCGCAAAACTTCCTCGACCCCACGCTGCGCGAGGACAAGAGCCAGAGCTTCGAGCAACTGGAAAACGAGCTCAACCAGCATCGAATCCAGCCTGACACCCTGCAGAACGCCGTACAAGGCTACCTGTCACGGTTCGAAGAAGTCGCCAACATTCAAACGCTCAATGGCTACATCGATGGCAATGTCAAACAGTGGAATACCAGCACCTACTACTTCGTCGGCAAATCCACCAGCGATGAGCTCTATTACTGGCGTTCGCTGGACCTGTCCAAACGCTCCACCGTCAAGACCGAGGGACCTGCGCCCCTGGCCTGGACAGACTGGACACCGATCAACCTGACGTTTTGCGCCGATACGCCCGCCCACAGTATTCGCCCCGTAATGTTCAATCATCGGTTGTTCATTGTTTGGGCCGAGAGCATCAAGCCCGCCCCCTACCAATCCTTCAAGGCACCGGGAAACGGCAATGGTGAGTATGAGAACGACGACAACGACGAAAAACAACGCCAGGCTGAGTGGCTGAACAGCCGGTTCGTGAAGTTTCGCCTGTGTTTCTCCTATAAAAAACTGGATGGCACTTGGAGCCTTCCGCACACGGGCCTGGAAGAGCACTGCGTTACGCGGGGCATCAACGCACTCACGTCAGCGCAACTAATCAGCCTCACGCAGACCGTTGCCGTGGTCGATAGCCGCTCCCCTCACACACTGTTCCTGGGTATAAGGGCCAATACGCTCAATCATGGCAGCGGCCAAATGGGCGAGTTCTTCCAAGCCATCAGTGTCGATCAGTCATTAGGGATAAAAATCGTCGCTTGCGCGGGCAGCCCTGGCCGATACAAGATCGTGCCGGGCTCAGAAGTTGCCCAGGAAACCGTGAGGTTGCTGGAAGCCTATGAGTCCACAAAAAATACCCCACTGCAGACCGCTTTGTTGGGCGGCGTCGATCAGGACAACGTATTTTCCAGCGTGTTGCTCCCCTCGTTCGCCCACCAATACTTCCGTCTGTTTTTCGATATAAACAAGGACAACTTACAATTCAAGACTCACGTAGCGCAGGGAGAGGACAAAAGCACGGTAGTCCTGGAAGCTCACCCCCCCCAAATAGAAGATCAACAGAAGTGGAACTTTGAATCCAAAAGCACCGATATAGTCGTAACCGATACTGCCAGCAAAAACTTTGATCCCGTCACCAACGAGTTCGTCTTCACCTCGAAAATCGCCAAGCCCTTCCTGCAGACGTACAGCATCACCCTTGCCTCCCATTACGCGCAGATGAGCATTACCCTGGTCACCAACTCTGCGTTGCATGACCCGGCTTTATCCGAAGTTGAACTCATCAGCGGCTCGGTCCTGAGGATCGACTGCGCGATATTCCCCGAAGTGAAGGCTACGTATCACTCGATGTTTTTCAAAAACCCTAGGAGCGGAAAAAGCTATTCCAACGCCATTTATGACAAAGGCTCCATATTATTTAGCCTCGACAAAAAAGAGACGATAACGAGGAACGACTTGAGAAGAGGCTATGAAGGTCAATCCTACACCGCCTTTGAATTCTCCCTGGCCGGGAAGCTTCTCAACAAAAATGCATTCCTGCACTTATATACCCATTATCAGGATCCCTTCCTGACGATACTCGACCGCTACAGCGGCTATAACCTGCCAGGTGACGAGACCGCCAACCAAAAACTGCACTTTGTGAATGACGTGAGGCTAGAGTCCACCAACACTTCCGCGCCCATTTTGCGTTTCTACAAGCACGTCATCATGCAGTCCAAACTCACAGACGTGCCGACTCCGCAAGCCATCAACAACAACACCGCCCAAATCCTCAACTACACGGACACCGAACACGAAAGCCTGGCGGGTGCCTCCCCCGAATTAGCAGCCGGGCATTTGGCGAGTACACGGATAACGTTACCCAGTGAGCAACCCGCATCAGCCATCACGGTGATCCATGGGGTCATCACGCTTGAGAGCCAAGAGTATAAGGTGAAGGTTCTCGGCTATGCGCTCAAGGCAGTCAAATGCTCCCTTGCCACATCCGTTGCCGTTGACAAGTCTGCGCATTCTCCGCGTATCACGCGCCAACAGCAAAATACCGGAGAGACAACCGAGTACATTGATTTTTCCACAAGCTTCGCCCCGGCTATCCCAGCCATTCGACTCAATACCACCGTTGCGAGTAAATTGACGCAGACTGCCAGGCTCGGCTTCGACCCATCATTTTTACGTTCCCCCGAGGACTGGACAGAACCGGCGCTGGACGCAGGTGCCTCCCCCGAGCCTCTGGATTTTCAGGGTGCCCACGGTAAAAGTCTGCGCGAACTGTTTATCTATTTACCCTGGACCATCGCTCATTACTTCAACCAGCAACAGCAATACGCTTACGCCGAAACCTGGTTGCACTACCTGTTCGACCCTCACCACCCAAACAAGGGCGCTCTCGGCGCGCTGCCAAGCAACCCCATAGAGCTGAGCTACGCCTGCCAGCACCCCGAGAGCCCGCATTACCGGGCGCTGAGTTTTCCGATATACCTGCGCAAAGCGTTGTACCACCTCAATGTGGATATTTTGATCAACCGGGGCGACGCGGCTTATCGCCAACTGAGCCCCGACAGCCTGGCCGAAGCCAAACTCTGGTACATCCAGGCGCAGAACCTGCTCGGCATGCGTCCGACGGTCACGCGCGCCGATACCTGGACGTCGCGTGATCTGAACGCACTGGCGACGACATCCTCCCAGGCAATACGCCGGTTGGAACATCAACCCGAATACACCTCGCTATTGTCCCAGCAGTGCAAATTCACCGGGCAACACGCCTGGTTTACAGACAGCCCCTATTTATACCGGCCGTTGAATACGCAACTGGTAGCACGCTGGGACACATTGGAGAGTCGCCTGCACGGGCTACGCCATCATCTGGATATTTCCGGCAAGCCTTTACGCCAGACACTCTTTGCGCCCCCCTTGTCCCCTGCCGCGTTGCTGACGCGCAACGCACCGGGCGCTGCGGGTGGCACCAGTGCCTATCTACCGAGCCGTCCTGAAGTGGGTCACTACCGGTTCCAGGTCATGCTGGGGCACGCTTTGAGTGCGGTCGACAGCCTGGCGCAGTTCGGCACCACGCTGCTCACGCTGATCGAGCGCAAGGAACAGGCGCATTACCTTGAGGTGCAACAGCAAAACGCCTGGCAGTTGGCCGAACTGGTGCTGACCCAGCAGACCCAGGCCCTGGCCATCGATGAAAAAAACAAAGACGCGCTGCGCCGCAGCCGAGCAATCGTCGAGGGGCGATTGGACTTCGTGACGCGTCAGTTGCGTGAAGGTATCAGCACCGGTGAAATTTCGGCCGGCCAGCACTATCTGGAGAGCGCCGCATGGGAGAGAAAAGTCGCAATTGCCGGGATGGGCGCCGGGGCCGCCATGCTCGCGCCCAATATCTTCGGTACGTCGTTCGGTGGCATGCGTTTTGAGGGCGCGTTCCATGCCTTCCAGGCCTTCGCCCAGGGTGAAGCCAACACCGCTCGCGCCAACGGTAATGAACTGGAGCGCATTGAACAGTTAAATCGTCGCGCTCAGGAGTGGGCCCATGCCGAGCAACAGGCCCGCCTTGAACTGGCCCAGATCGACACCCTGCTGCTGGTGCATGCCGAGCAGGAAAAAGCCACTCGCCTGCAACTACACAGCGCCCACACCGCATTGAGCCAGGCCAAGTCCGCTTACCAACTGCTCGGCATGCGCTTTACCGGAGCACAACTCTATCAATGGCTCACCGCGCAACTGAGCACGTTCTATTACGCGCTGTATGACAGCGTCCACTCCCTGTGCCTCGCCGCTGAAGCCTGCTGGCAGTATGAGACCGCCGACAGCCGACAGTTCTTTCAAGGTGGGGCCTGGCATCACACATCCCGCGGACTGTTAAGTGCCGAAAGCTTGAAACTGAACCTGGTAAAAATGAACACCGCGTACCTGCAACACACGCCACGCGAGCTGGAAATCAGCAAAACCGTGTCACTGCGCCATCGTCTGATCGAGTGCCTGGTCACGACCGACAAACGCCCCCCCGAAATCACCGCTCCCGCCAAAACCTGGGCTGAGCATAAGGCGCAACTGGTAAGCAGCGGTACGATCAGTTTCGCCCTGACTCAAGCGTTGCTGGATGAGGACTACCCAGGGCACACCCTGCGCCGCATCAAGCACGTCAGCGTCTCACTACCTGCCTTGCTGGGGCCTTATGAAGACATCAAGGCAACACTGACCCAGACCCGAAATGAAATCCAGATGCCCGACGGCACCACCAGGACCGACTTCAGGGCACACCAGCAAATCGCCTTGTCACGCGGGCTGGACGACGACGGCCTGTTTACCCTCAACTTCGACAACGATCCACGTTACCTGCCGTTTGAATACACCGGGGCAGTGTCGTGCTGGCGCTTGAACTTTACCAATGCGCTGCAACAAAAAGCCCTGCTTGAATCCATCACCGACATCATTGTCCATGTGCGCTATACCGCAAGGCCTGGCAGGAGCGATACATGA